One genomic segment of Paenibacillus xylanexedens includes these proteins:
- the mutS gene encoding DNA mismatch repair protein MutS — protein MAQYTPMIQQYLQVKAEAQDAFLFFRLGDFYELFFEDAINASRELEITLTARNGGTDDKIPMCGVPYHSADNYIQRLIEKGYKVAICEQMEDASVTKGMVRREIVRVVTPGTVMEGKTLGDKSNNYMVCLTGNQNTLALAACDLSTGELYVTSVPYSKEWLKDEIGIYEPSELVGDAALLETVEAEASPIGRPVVYTSWTKNKEDLVRQQFGEAVWARLEPERQACIARLFSYLSETQKRSLGQLTQISTYEPDHYMILDPFTRRNLELVETVRERSKKGSLLWLLDRTETSMGARMLRRWVDKPLLQKGKINERLEAVDTLYNQFILREDLRTELKDIYDLERLVGRIAFGNANGRDLNALKSSLEKIPGLRQHCAGSSSATLQHIAETMDDCNDLREAIGQAIVDEPPVSVRDGGLIREGYHERLDELREASVNGKQWIAELEAREREATGIRSLKIGYNKVFGYYIEITKSNLSSLPEGRYERKQTLANAERYITPELKEKETLILEAQDKMVDIEYGLFAELRERLNKEIARLQKLAEQVAEIDVYQSFAVISAERNFVRPTLTDGYDLVVEEGRHPVVEAVMRDGAFIANYTAMTKEEARILLITGPNMAGKSTYMRQVALISILAQVGCFVPAGQAEVPIMDRIFTRIGAADDLIGGQSTFMVEMADIQVMTDKATPRSLIIIDELGRGTSTSEGMAIAQSVIEYVHDIIGCKALVSTHFHELAHLEESLDKLANYSMAVQESGDKVNFLRKLIAGAASSSYGIYCARLAGLPDSIIERANGLLHGFEHAAAQVAVGSEYIGNEKQEEGLKLKGGEFQHTDSAPLIREHENVESTDHTVSIEDSVGKQHAKKSNSSKVQSSASQSDVVQLSIFGDDEPSMATKPDVVAVDKPAREFIRTMKDIDVMNMTPLQAMQILNDLKLKAQQLS, from the coding sequence TTCGAGGATGCGATTAATGCTTCCCGTGAACTTGAGATCACGCTGACCGCACGCAACGGAGGCACGGATGATAAAATTCCGATGTGTGGTGTACCTTATCATTCGGCTGACAATTACATACAGCGTCTGATTGAAAAAGGCTATAAAGTTGCGATATGCGAACAGATGGAAGATGCAAGTGTAACCAAAGGCATGGTACGACGTGAAATTGTACGTGTGGTTACACCCGGAACGGTGATGGAAGGCAAAACGTTGGGGGACAAATCCAACAACTACATGGTGTGCCTTACAGGTAATCAAAATACGCTGGCGCTGGCGGCCTGTGATCTGTCAACGGGTGAGTTGTATGTGACATCGGTGCCCTATTCCAAGGAATGGCTCAAGGATGAAATCGGCATCTACGAACCATCGGAGCTGGTGGGGGATGCAGCGCTGCTTGAAACGGTAGAAGCCGAGGCGTCTCCAATCGGTCGCCCTGTGGTCTACACGTCGTGGACAAAGAATAAGGAAGATCTGGTCCGTCAGCAGTTTGGCGAGGCTGTCTGGGCAAGATTAGAGCCTGAACGTCAAGCGTGCATTGCACGTCTTTTCTCTTATCTGAGTGAGACACAGAAACGTTCTCTGGGGCAGTTAACTCAAATCTCAACGTATGAGCCCGATCATTACATGATCTTGGACCCGTTTACCCGCCGGAACCTGGAATTGGTGGAAACTGTGCGTGAACGCTCCAAAAAAGGTTCATTACTTTGGTTACTTGATCGAACCGAGACGTCCATGGGTGCAAGAATGCTGCGTCGCTGGGTCGATAAGCCATTGTTGCAAAAAGGGAAGATTAATGAGCGTCTTGAAGCAGTGGATACGCTGTACAACCAGTTTATATTGCGTGAGGACCTGCGGACAGAACTCAAAGACATCTATGATCTGGAGCGTTTGGTAGGCCGGATTGCGTTTGGTAATGCCAATGGTCGTGACCTGAATGCGCTCAAATCATCGCTGGAGAAAATCCCAGGACTTCGTCAACATTGCGCAGGATCATCTTCCGCAACATTGCAGCATATTGCCGAAACGATGGATGATTGCAATGATCTGCGTGAAGCTATCGGGCAAGCCATTGTGGACGAGCCGCCGGTATCGGTAAGGGACGGAGGTCTGATTCGTGAAGGGTATCATGAACGTCTGGATGAATTGCGTGAGGCTTCGGTTAACGGGAAGCAGTGGATTGCGGAGCTGGAAGCGCGAGAGCGTGAGGCGACAGGCATTCGATCGCTGAAGATTGGATATAACAAAGTGTTTGGTTATTATATCGAGATCACCAAGTCCAATCTGTCCTCGCTGCCAGAGGGACGTTATGAACGTAAACAGACACTTGCCAATGCAGAACGTTACATTACGCCGGAGTTGAAGGAAAAAGAGACGCTGATTCTCGAAGCTCAGGACAAAATGGTTGATATTGAGTATGGGCTGTTCGCAGAGCTGCGCGAGCGGCTGAACAAAGAGATTGCAAGATTGCAGAAGCTGGCTGAACAGGTAGCGGAAATTGATGTGTATCAATCTTTTGCGGTGATCAGTGCTGAGCGAAACTTTGTACGTCCTACGTTGACCGACGGTTATGATCTGGTTGTGGAAGAAGGACGCCATCCGGTCGTTGAGGCGGTCATGCGAGATGGCGCATTTATTGCCAATTACACGGCAATGACCAAGGAAGAGGCACGTATTCTGCTGATTACCGGTCCGAATATGGCTGGTAAGAGTACGTATATGCGACAGGTTGCTTTAATCTCCATTTTGGCGCAAGTGGGTTGTTTTGTACCTGCCGGTCAGGCAGAGGTGCCGATCATGGATCGCATTTTCACACGGATCGGTGCCGCGGATGATCTCATTGGCGGACAAAGCACATTCATGGTGGAGATGGCCGACATTCAGGTCATGACGGACAAAGCCACACCACGTAGTCTGATTATTATAGATGAATTGGGACGGGGAACGTCGACCAGTGAAGGTATGGCGATTGCTCAGTCTGTTATTGAATATGTACATGATATTATTGGCTGTAAAGCTCTTGTATCAACTCATTTCCATGAACTTGCTCATCTGGAGGAGAGTCTGGATAAGCTGGCCAACTACTCCATGGCGGTACAAGAGAGCGGTGACAAAGTTAATTTCCTGCGCAAATTGATTGCCGGGGCAGCCAGCAGCAGTTATGGTATCTATTGTGCACGCCTTGCAGGTCTGCCTGATAGCATTATTGAGCGGGCGAATGGACTATTGCATGGGTTCGAACATGCGGCCGCGCAAGTAGCTGTGGGCAGTGAATATATCGGAAACGAGAAGCAGGAAGAAGGCTTGAAATTAAAAGGTGGAGAATTCCAGCACACGGATTCAGCACCGTTGATTCGGGAGCATGAGAATGTGGAAAGTACAGATCACACAGTTTCTATTGAAGATTCGGTTGGGAAGCAACATGCCAAGAAATCAAACAGCAGCAAAGTACAGTCTAGCGCAAGCCAATCGGATGTGGTTCAACTGTCCATCTTTGGGGATGATGAGCCAAGTATGGCAACGAAACCGGATGTAGTTGCGGTGGATAAACCAGCGCGAGAATTCATCCGTACGATGAAAGATATCGATGTCATGAATATGACGCCTCTTCAGGCGATGCAGATATTGAATGATCTCAAATTGAAGGCACAGCAATTATCCTGA